ATGCTTCATCTTGCTTTGAGGCTAATGCAACTCCAATTACGGCTTATTTAAAATCATAGGATATCCATCCAACCATTACTGaagtgcaaaaaaaatgaatcccctcatctctctcctttcttctttagtATTCTGTCTAGAAATATTACATCCTCTAAATGGTCAATAAATATTGCACAATAGAAGctaattagaataaaaatacaatctCCTCTGCTTTAATTTCCAGATGGTATTCAATTTCCGCAAGTACAGGAAAGTTTAACTAAAAATCATCATGTGTGAAACAGTAACTGGGAAACTATACGAGAAAGAATTTACAACttaagaaattttcttctgtttggagGTTTACTTTCTTGCATAACTTATCCTTTGTTCCTCAAAAAGTCTGGTCTTTGCTCATTTGCTAAATACAATAGCTTGGGGTAGTTATATACTGTACTGTATTGTGTTTCTGGTAGGCTCCTTACCCACAGAATAACTGTATTGTCTGTTACTATTGTATGCACTGCCCACAAGTCCACAAACCACATCTGCTTAATTATTCCTCCAGTGCCAGCAATGAGGACAACGATTCTTTGATTTACTGCCAGCAATTTTGTCTCCCAAGACAAATCCTGCATGCTcgatttatttaattttatcaaTACCACTTTACTTAAATTTAACAACTTTCCTGGTAGCAACCATAAGAGATAACCAATACTGGTAAATGGATGGGCTGACTTGTCTGAACAGCTTTCAGTAAGAgcttaacatttctgaaaatagaaaagacctcaatctttttttttttttttctggctatactctgctttttcttaacTACTCCCATTTTAGTTACCTGCTTTTTAACACCATTATtctaatagaaaataaaaaggtatcaCAGAGAGATTCAAGTAACTTGCCTTGCCGGTGGGAGAGGTAAAAAAGGTCTCTTAGCATGAGACTCATCTCCCCTAACCAAAGttcaaaaaaatacagtcaaCACTTCATAGGCAGTGGGGAAAGATCTACAGAGGACAATTCTTCCTCATCCTGTAGCGGTGGGTCAGAATGAACAGCACAGATGAATATGCAGGTTTTTCTCCACTTCCTCTGAGGTGGGACCAATGTGTCTGGGTTAGGCTCAGGTATCTAACTGAATGACATCTTAATATAGGTCCCTCTTCTACAACCAACCTTCGAAGCAAAAAGcgtctctttgcttttcttccttttcttccaaatttccaCAACTATATCTTTTTGCATATCTGTTTTCAGAGCTAAACCAGCATATCTGCCCCTGTTTTCCAATGGACATTGAAcgattttatttctgtttggaaataCGAGGGGCAAATTTAACATATAATCAAGGCAGAGAACAGAAGTGGTATAGAGTGTCATTTGCTTCACTGTCTTGAATAGAAATACAGCATTCAAATAcgggaatgaagaaaaagagcgCTTCCTCCCATCAAGCAATACTAGCAATTTTATCAATTCTTatatttttaccaaaaaaaaaaaaaagcaaaagggaaaaagaaagtataagCAAACAGCATTAAATTGAAGCAAAATAGGCATCAAAGAGCTTCTGTCAAGAAAAGCAGCCATATATGCCAGCACTTACCATCACAGTCGCAGCTGCCgcagctgcctgggctgccACCGCAGCCTGGTTGGCTTGGTGTTGCGCCGCTTTGATTTTGGCCTGCAAATGTGCAGGAGGGTGAAAATACTTGCATTTCTCCCTCATGCAACGACCTTTTATGTAATCCATACACACGGTTACGGTGTTGTCGTTTGTGTCAATCATTGTGCTGTCTGCCGGATGTGCAAAGCGGCAATCAGTCTCTCCACGCGCACAGTTGCCCCGCTGGAACTCCCTGCACACCTATGCGCAAAACAACACTGGTTGCAACCCGAAACGGCAGGGAGAGCCCATGCCCCCCCCAGAAAGGACCATCCCCTTCCCCGGTGAGATCAGTGAATCCGATTTAATAAACCCATTATCTTCTTCTGGGAGAGGGAAATGCGTCTATTTTACCCTTGCACATTGGGTTCCTCAGGTAGCTTTGTGTTATGGTGGCTAAATGGACATGGAACAGAAACATTCCCAAATgtctctccttttcctgcttAGAAAACATCTGGGAAGGATTCTTACTGAAGAAACTTCCTCTGCTAAACTAGCTGAGACTCACAAAATGTTCAGTCCCTTTCTAACTGTAGTTTATATTCTTGCAACTCCACTGCTAGGGAAGCAGTTCCTCTTGCTGATACTGGGGAAGAGAGTCTACAAACAAGGTGGAGAGcctccttaaaaaaataattaaatggaCAGAATGGACAAGCTGATTTTTCTAAGGAGAAATGTCCTGTAGACTACCTGGGCCACAGATTCCACTGAGCTTGGCCACGCAGGGATCCACGAGCTCCAAGGAGGCTCTGCACATCACTGCGGGCTTGCCTGCTCAGTCTGCTCCAGGGTTTGTAACATTCAACACCTCCATCAGTAGCTCAAGGCTAAAAAATTCCCCTACTACTGATTAATAAAAATCAGGACCGAATTAATACTGCAGGACAGAGTTAATATTGCAATGAAAATGTGCTTGCTAGGTATTTCACCAAAACATACCTTTACGAGCATGCAAACCTGAGGTATATTTGAAGAGATGAAGTTTAAGAAAGATGAAACTTCATGTTGATTTCTCTGTATTAAATTTGAGGAAATGCACTACCTTATAAATGTATTTAGTTACCATTGGCTGCAAGTGTAGGAATTCTGTCTAGTTACGATGTCTACACTTTGAGCAACTATATTTAAGCATAGTTtctaaaataatgctttttctcctccaggAGCTTCGCTACAGCCTGACAGAGAATTGCATTTCTAGTCATGGTGGTGCCCACAATACCTCCAGTTTATCAGTCCTGAGGAGTTTCTGAGTAGCAGTTGAACCAGGGACTGAAACCGGTGGACTTCCAGGAACAATGACAGGCGGCGTGGGTAGGATCTCGGTCGGGACTAAGCCAACTCCTGGTGTTACTGGCGTTAGGTAAGGAGCAAAGCTAATAGCCGTGTTCGTTCCTATTGTGGGACCCACTGGAAATGTGggctgcaaaatgaaaacacagaccAAGATGAAAAAACCCTTAATCAAGAGCTTATTAGTTGTCTTTTGCATGTTCTCCCTGGCGCCGATTCATTTTCTTAATCAAAAAATTTCAAGCAGCTGGCAAAACACACAGCATATTCTCTTCTTTTAATCACGTAACACATTCCAGCTGCATACTAGGAACGGCACATTGTAGCTCTGCTGTTGGAAAAGAGGCTGCCATTGCAAAGCAAGTCCCACTGTGAACCTGAATCTCTATGGAGGTCCAGCTTATATTGCAGGCTTATTTACACATCAAAAAGTTGAAATAACATaactttattgctttttctcaatacctgctttcctttgaaaacaggCTATTTTTTCAAAGTACCAAATTTCACAGGTGAAGCATTATTAACTATATTAAATCCATATTTCTAGTAAGACTATAAATAATGAACTCTTTGGCATGTAACTTCCATCTCTTTGCATGCTGTATTCAGCCACCTCCTGCAACTGTAGGAGTTGCTACGGCTCACACATCAAAAAGTCTCACCTTTCCAAATGTTTGTGTGCTCAGCTGTCACCAGTGGCAAGcagaataaatattataatCTCAGCTGGACACAATATTTAGAAAGGGATTACTCAGCCTTAGCTTGAGTtcatcttacaaaaaaaaaggttgattgGAAGGAATGATAAGGGtctaaaaatctgtttcatgcATCCCTAGAGCAAATCAGTGAagtcaaaaccaaaagaaagagCACTTGTGTAACGCTAAAACCCAGCCCTACCAAGGCAGAATAGTGGGTTTGTCACCACCAGCTCCAAGGGGGGTGGAAGCAGAACATCACCATGGTCAAACCACGGTCACGACTCGCAAGTGATTTAGTTCTGCAGAGATGATGTTTACTCCAGAGAGGGAAGCTATAatgataaataattataaatgcAAAACTCTGCAGGAATAGTACAAATCTGACATTAGCTTTGTCACAAATTAAGTCCCTGAGTAAGCCAGCAGCTAGAAATGAACCATGGAATAGCTAGAGAAAAACTTATGAAGACTTAAAAACACTTAATGAAAGAGGAAAGTCTTTCTCATCAAGGTGGCCTGCATACCCTTGGCTGGAGAAGGGAAGCCAACAACACAAATTATGCAGAAAATATGCAAGAGAAAGCACACAAGCTAGGAGGTTTACttctagtttttgtttgtttgtttgttgtttttttactaAATTATAACTGAGTTTCAGTTAGTACAAGAAGATGCTTAGAGCAGCACATTAGCCAAGATAGCCAACTGTATGGAAATGGCATCTATTTGCCCTAGAGAGTTAGAAGTGAATAATGCTCTGCTTTTACCAGAGATCAAAACTGCTCGATATCAAATAGCATGGTTTATATGCCAAGTGTGAGCTAAATTATTTCGAGCATAATAATGAAGATTTATATGAAACAATGGTTCAACTATTTTAGGGACAGTATGTgttatgtaaaatataaataccaTCTTTGTATCAGATacaattttaagaataaatctACATGTCAAATGACTTCTATGGAATTTTCATCTACATTTTATCCATTTGGTCAAGGCTGAGTCATCTTAATCAGGCAATTTATGCatgacagagaaataaaactctCCACTTTTATCACAGCCGTCAGTACAGAAGGCATTACTTCAATGAGATTGTAAAGTTCAAATGATAAAATGAGTGAGTAGTAAAAAGCATGATTTTGccatttccaatttttattCATAATACCAAGAAgtggaattattttattattccatgaaaactttttttggtGAAAACTTAAGCAGTAGAAAATCAGGAGATATCAAAACACATTATGACGATATATCAAGATACATCTTCCATACATACTGAAAGCTGATAAACATGTACCTGAAACTCAGGGACTCCTGACACCCATTTTTGCTCATGCCTTCCACCTTATGGCAGATGCTTCAAGTGTAAAACCAGGCATCTGGGGTCAGTTAATGTGGCCAAATACAGATGTCCTAACCTGAGATGCTTACACTTATCTCCTTTGACACTCCATGGAAAGACAAGGCActtaaaagaaaccaaaccataTAATCTGAATGCAGATTTCTGAAACAAGCCAAGTGAATGGTAATTAGAAGTGCCTATTTCTTTTGATAAACTATCAAATGATTTAGGAAGCCCAGCACAAAATTTGATACCAATGCTCTAGACGCCTCaagtgagagaaagaaatctcACTCCAGTGCCTTACAGTGGGCATTCAATTTGAGAAAATATCATTAGCTACCATATGTGAAAAGTCTTGTTCAGATTTCGTGTCTTTGGAACTCTGGTGCAACGAAGAGCTGAACTGCAAAGGCAGCCCGCAGCAATTGATCATTTTCATGTATAGCCCAAAGTCGCTGCTTGTTCCTGCAGGACACTATTTTTATGTCACCTACTGGATTTGAAGTGTTCCAGGTACCATATGAattaccttaaaataaaacactgagtTTGTAGGTGGACGTATCATCAGTTCTTATTTTGGGACACTTCAGATtataagagagaaagaaatcattacCCAGAATGACATTACCCTTTTTTCCTGGTATTGGGATTAAATACTGCTTGAAGCCACTCAAATTCACAGGCTCCTGAGAGGGGAACTCTGCAGTCCTACTCAAATAACTTActaacaaattattattatacaaCTTTACACCTCCAGAGATATTATAGGTAAAATCCTTGCAAATCTAGACAAAACCTAACAAGAACtgaatgaagggaaaaaaaaaaaaaagagggagaaaaaaaagcaagtgagtCTAGGATAAAAAAAGGTATCAAATCTCCAGCAACACTCCTTCATCTCttcaaatgcaaatataaatgaaaatatttctagcaTCTCAGCAGTTCCCTAAATCAACAGATGGTGATTATTCTTATTGATACTACTTTAGAGAGCTTTTGTGGGTCAGTATAGTCTTCTACCTTAACTTACTTACCAATAACACCACCAGAGAAATAAACTTACCACTGGCTGTAGTGGTGTTCCTGGAAACATAAACTGCATTTGCTGGGCAAGCATTGCTGCTGCAGTTTTTTGTTGGATTAAGTTGTTCCTGCCATTGATTTCCAGTTGAGTTTTTAAATGCGTTGGTGGATGAAGGTACTTGCAGTTCTCCCTTGTACAACGACCCTGGAAAAAGAAGTCACACTAATTGGTCTATTGCTTTTGATGATAGCTTAATGCCCTGCAGCACAATATTACACCACAAGCTAAGCGAGCAGTAATGAAATGCAGGGTGTTTCCTGGGAACCGTGTAGCAGGCTGGGAGGAGCTGATGGCCTTGAGCTCTGCCTCAGCCCACTACCTCTGACTGATTGTTAAGGGTATTAGCCACGGACAAGGAGAAAGGCTTTGAAAGTTGTTGATGGCACTTTCATTGTTAAGTACAGATCACTGCTGGACAATTAATAGTCTGAGTATTATCCAGGCTGCCTGAATTGCCTCTCATGGTATCTTGGCTTGGGTACCCAGTGTTACCATAccataaatgtttttatgaattACATTACGTTatgaataataaatttaaaCCTCCTTTAAGAGAAATACTTCTTGTAAgtacattatattaaaaaataaccgTGTGGCAACTCTCTGCTTGTACGTTCATGCTTATTACAGTCCACTGCCTTCTGGCCTCCTGCTTTTATTACATCAAATATAACTTTGCCTCCTGTTTTTATTGCATCAAGTAAAACTTTGAACTATTTCCATTCAGgtataaaataacagaagtcGAGTCGGTATTTTTGGAGCCTAGATTTAGTAGCAGTGCATGGGGCTAAATCTGAAGGTGCACAGCAAAAGGAGACAGCCTGAAGACAGGGGTTTTAGATAGCTATGAGATAGTACAAACAACAGAAGATGGATTATTTTGGAAAGTTGATGGTGGTGGGCAGCCATCCTTGAGGTGATTTGTGTTGGAGGAGATGGGTGTGGAGCACACCTCTACAAGGACTGACTGCACGCTGGCCAAAATGTAGGCTGAGCAGCGTAAGAAGCAGATGCATTTTCCCCCAGAAAGGGAACTGTAGGGTGCAGTAGCAGGTTGTGTATCTGCCTCTGCAGCCGCAGGGCCGGACTTAGTGAGATCGGCTCTTTGACAACATGGCTCATAAATTGTCATGAAGTTTTGAGAGCTGTGATCGGAGGACCTAGAGCATTAGTCAAACTCGATGTGACACACTCAACTTCGAGAAACAAGTTTCCAAATTGAGACCTTTTTTAGAAGTGCTTCTTAAACTTTCCATTCTCTGGTATGACCACTTCGTAATACTTTGCCAGACAGGAATACCCTCCTATAGCCTCAAGAACATTAAGATCCCTGTGAGAGAACATCACACAGTACACACGTACTCGGATGCCGCGTATGTGTACGCGCACACACACTTTTTCCTACAAAACCCTCAGTATGCTTTGGATGTCCCAGAACAGCAGTATTAATGTCACACTTTCTACTCACACACTGAAATGCTCCTGGTTCCACCTCTAATCTGCGATAAGGACTTAATAGCTACCTGTGCAGGAGAACATTAAACACGTCTAGGAATGCTCTCCAGCACCGAGGCCAAGGGGAATGCAGACAGCTATTTCCACGCCATTAAACCACGGAGAACAGCCCTTACCTGGTGCTAACACCAGAACTACTCCTGGATACTGTTTGTGACTGTGCTGAATGGCAGAGGCCAAAAGGAGTTCAAGAAAGCTAAAAATTTCAGCATATAGACAGCCACGCCTCAGTGCCCAGGAACATTACTTGGTGCTGCTTAGACGTGCTGCGATAGGTGCAGCCATTTTCGGGACAGTGTGCTCTTCTTTCTCACTTCCACGAGTCACTAATTCCGGGGGTTTTAATTATGCACACAAAAGGAAAGTCACTTTGTCAGCTGGCATAAGGAGAACCAGAAGTCGTCACGATTCGCCTTGGACAAAGCAAGAGGCAGGCTCTTCCATTCATGGGGTAATAACGCTGTCGCCTTTACGATGTTAAATGGGAACATGCTTACCCGTGAGCGCGGCAACGAGCGTGTGCTTTTATGTTGCCTGACGAGGATCTCCTGATTAAGACATTTTTAACTGAGACCTATTTAACCTTAATCTAATTTGTATGTAACCTTAATCTAATTTGTATGTAAATGGTTCATAGAGCAAATGTGAAAAcgaaaacaacaaaataaaatcacgTAAATCTATCTGATGGAAATATCTACCGATGCAAACCAAAGTGATCCTCAATTAAGGAGTAAGAGTAACTCTCATCTGCAGTGGCTTTTGAAGTACCTCAACTTTGAAGTAAGCCTACAATGAGCACACCACTACCAGCTCCGAAAGCACATGGCTAGCATGTACCATCACTTCAAGCTCTGCAAAGCAACCCACAGAGCACAAAAGCCtagttatttcagaaaactcTCCAAAATAATCCAAGCGCATAAAAATTTACTCTATTCTCTGAAGTTATTAATGTGTGTGCCCCATTTACTAGTTTTTTCGAGTTCTTGGTTAGCAATGAACTTGTGCAGCCCTGTCACGCTGCTATAGACGCACTGTAAACAGATCAAGCCTTGTTAGAATGAAATGACCCAAAATAAATGGCAATGGAATGAGCACTGAAAATAGTGAGCGGATGAATCCAGTCCTAGctaccaaaacaaaatacattctGAGACCCAGTTTCACTTTTTGGACCTTCAGTGGTTGGGGGAAAATGCCTGGAAgtgacttttcatttctttggtgAGAAATGCTCCGTGCCCCTATGAACTGCTGATGGGAACAGTTTCAGAGCAGAACTGGGCTGATTCCCAACAATTGATCAATGCAAGACTGAAAATTCAAACTTGTGGTATCATCTCAGTCAAATGTGACCctggattttttgtttattgaaaTGTCAAAACCAAAGTCCAACTGAGATAATAGCAACACACCAACCcaacagcagaacaaagcacTGTGCACGAAGTGCTGGAGAATTCAACTTGTTGGGTCCACAATAAAGGCCTACTTCGGATCCTTGCAGAAATATTACTGCAGTAGCAGGCCACCTCAAAACAAGTAGAGAGGCAAAACTGAGTGCTTTGACTTCAGGGTGCATCAATATCAAGCCTCTGGAGCGAGTCTTGGTTCATCACAGTAGCTCAGGAGCTGCTCCACAGACTGCCTGGTGCACAGCAGCACTAACTACGTTTGAAGGatgaggcaggcaggcagcagggaaaatCCTTTATTCACACAACTTTTAACCCACTCCCACATATGAGTCAGAGTTCTGAAACAGGGTGTGCAGACAGATTGGTTTGAAACTTGGGCCCTAGAAACTGCTTTCACCCATGAAGTGAAGGTTATCAACGTGCACATCACAAGCAGTTGCTCAATTCCCATACAATTTCTCTTGAAAAGCTCACTCGCAGTGAGCTGTCTCCCTACCTGTAATTGATAGTAACGATGAACGGATCTCAAATTAAGTTCCCAGTGCTCTGTTACTCCCTCCCCTCATCCAGGATGCATGGCACCTACCTCTCAcctctcatttttcttgcttggCTCTCTACAGCTAGCCTAGCTGTACATGACACTTCAGGCAGGTAATGGAAAGTTTTAGCAGAAACACTACTTTTTTACTGCTAATTACGCGGACCGAGGACATGCTGCGGCTCGCGCCTGGGGCGTGCCACAGGTTTGTTCCCATAAGGAAGTGGGAGGCAGAAGGGATGCACATGGGGAGCTGGGAACtcaacagggctcaaagggcCCAGGCGCAGCAAGGAGAGACTCTGCTTCCATGGGGTCAATGGTCTTGAGAGCAGCTACCTGCCTGGCTTGGTACCAAACACACGTCCCTTAATGAGCTGTGACACACCACTGACTTCTTCTGAAATCAACAGATTTCCCTAAAAAGACCAATAGGTAGTTTGCCTAAAACCAGTGGCACAAAATGGCCCAGAGACTGGAGTATATTAAAAAGCCAggaattataattttaaaataagcaaaaagaagTAAGTGCAGAAGTAAACCACCTTAACTGTGCATATTAAAATACCAAGAACCCATTTCCTGTCTGCAGATTGTATAGCCACATctctttatttaatattttataaatccacagcttttttcagtattttaccCTTGCTTtaatagtaacaaaaataataatagttcaTCCAGGCCCAGGCTGGGAATTGCCTATGCATAATAATGAGTTAGTTTTTACCTTTATCTCTCATAAAAATAAGATGCTtgaattttattatatatattaaaaaaagcaaaataatgtgTCTTTTACCTTTTAAGCTGAGAATCAACTAATACATCCACAAACATTTTGCTTGCCTACTGAAGGCTGCTTTTAAGGCAGGGGTCAGTACATATTCTTAGCATGCTTAGCATAAAAGCCCAGTAGTGAATGGAACAGCCCCAGTCTGTACAGTCAATCCAAAACTCCTGTGAGGTacttttctgcagcatttttttttcttttttttttttttttttttctaaagtagGCCCTAATTCAGGTTGGAACGGACTTTGAGAGGCCCCAAGTCcaagctgctcagagcagggtcagcCCTGAGATCAGACCAGTCAGGTCTTGAAAATCTCCATGGATGGAGACTGGACAACccctctgagcatcctgctCAACTGCTTGGCTGTCCTCAAGATGAGGAAGTTTCTCCCTACGTTCAGTCTGAACCTGCTGTGTTTTGGCTTACATTGAGTGTCCTGCGTCCTGCCACCATGCATGGCTGTAAGGAGCTGGGCTGCAcctttgtggtggttttactcgggtgggcagccgagctccaccacaaccgctctctcactccccctcctcaaagaggaacggggagaaaatacgatgaaaagggctcaagggttgagataggacagggagatcacgcagtaattatcgtgacgggcaaaacagactcagcatagggagttagtaagatttattgcctattactaacaagccaGAGAAGctagaaacaaaggaaagaaaccaaaagcaccttcttccccatccaccctcttccacctcctccccccgagcagcgctggggaacgggggaatgggggttatggtcagtctgtagcgcttcttctccgcagctccttctcggtcactctcatcccctgtgctgtggggtccctcccatgggatgcagtccttgctgaaatGATctggcgtgggctgcccacaggcagcagctcttcaagaactgctccagatatgggtccgtaccacagggtctgtacctcaggagcaaactgcttcaacctggatcccccacgggcagcagctcctgccaggtcacctgctcctgcgtggtctcctctccacgggctacaggtccggcccggaatcctccggcaggggtcttccacaggccacagcctccgtcggtgcaggtccacctgctccaccgtggtctcctccatgggctgcagcgtggaaccctgctccaccgtggtactccatgggctgcagggggacagcctgcttcaccatggtcctcaccacaggccgcaggggacttctgctccggcgcctggagcacctttccctctccttcttcactgaccttggtgcctgcaaggctgttcctcactcctctcattctcccagctgctgtgtggcgcagcgtttttttttttccgtcttaaatatgctctcacagaggtgcaaaacaacatcacttattggctcagcactggtcagcagtggggcccttaccttacatggggcagcttctagatccttctcacaaaAGCCACCCCTacggccccctgctaccaaaaccttgccacgtaaacccactacaaccTTCCAGACACCCCCTTGTCAGTACTGAAGGCCACTCTACCAGGAGGAGCATCATTACACATTCATAATGTTTAGAAGACAGGCTACCCGATGAGGAGCAGAAACGGGGAGGCCTGCTTTCTTGCAGATCCCTTTTTCCCATCCCTCTCCCCAAGATACGTCCAGTTACCCCCATATATACCATCTCTCCCTAAGCTCCCAGATCCCTTCTGTACCCTACATCCGtccctccctttttccccctttcccccagcaccctcccacTTCTCCTGACTATAGACTGGCACACAGGTCGCGCAATAAATATAACTTGCTCAAGCTGTGCATGTCCTAAACAGCCAGCCAAAATGTGCATGTGGCTGGCAGGCCGCACTCGTGAGCGGCTCAATTTATGCTGTAGCCTTTTCCTTAACGGGGCAGTAATTTGGATCTCTGTCTTCCACCCAGACACAGATTTTTGCCTAAGTAGCGAGAACTCTTTCATATCAAGTGATACGTGTTTGAGATGTCTAGTTCTAGCAAAGCGGCCTGAAATTGGCCAGGGTGTTCAAAAGTTATTAGGGTGCAAAGCTGACGCTGACAAAAATACAGAGAGTGCAATTATGCCAGATCTGCTTCCTTAAGAAAATGAGTTCAAACTaacaaaagcagatgaaattgTGTGATCTCTAAGGATTAAATATgcaactttaagaaaaaaaatgtttatgacaTTCAAGATGAATGGGTTTAGAAGATATTTGAGCAACTCGTTCTACAAAGGTCAAAAATTTTTCTGGTTTCCAGCTGGACGCGCATCAATCCCAACATTTCTTGGA
This is a stretch of genomic DNA from Cygnus atratus isolate AKBS03 ecotype Queensland, Australia chromosome 1, CAtr_DNAZoo_HiC_assembly, whole genome shotgun sequence. It encodes these proteins:
- the MBNL2 gene encoding muscleblind-like protein 2 isoform X6; amino-acid sequence: MALNVAPVRDTKWLTLEVCRQFQRGTCSRSDEECKFAHPPKSCQVENGRVIACFDSLKGRCTRENCKYLHPPTHLKTQLEINGRNNLIQQKTAAAMLAQQMQFMFPGTPLQPVPTFPVGPTIGTNTAISFAPYLTPVTPGVGLVPTEILPTPPVIVPGSPPVSVPGSTATQKLLRTDKLEVCREFQRGNCARGETDCRFAHPADSTMIDTNDNTVTVCMDYIKGRCMREKCKYFHPPAHLQAKIKAAQHQANQAAVAAQAAAAAATVMAFPPGVLHPLPKRQALEKSNGASAVFNPSVLHYQQALANAQLQQHAAFIPTVPMMHNATAATVSAATTPATSVPFAATATANQIILK
- the MBNL2 gene encoding muscleblind-like protein 2 isoform X4, producing the protein MALNVAPVRDTKWLTLEVCRQFQRGTCSRSDEECKFAHPPKSCQVENGRVIACFDSLKGRCTRENCKYLHPPTHLKTQLEINGRNNLIQQKTAAAMLAQQMQFMFPGTPLQPVPTFPVGPTIGTNTAISFAPYLTPVTPGVGLVPTEILPTPPVIVPGSPPVSVPGSTATQKLLRTDKLEVCREFQRGNCARGETDCRFAHPADSTMIDTNDNTVTVCMDYIKGRCMREKCKYFHPPAHLQAKIKAAQHQANQAAVAAQAAAAAATVMTQSTAKAMKRPLEATVDLAFPPGVLHPLPKRQALEKSNGASAVFNPSVLHYQQALANAQLQQHAAFIPTVPMMHNATAATVSAATTPATSVPFAATATANQIILK
- the MBNL2 gene encoding muscleblind-like protein 2 isoform X5; this translates as MALNVAPVRDTKWLTLEVCRQFQRGTCSRSDEECKFAHPPKSCQVENGRVIACFDSLKGRCTRENCKYLHPPTHLKTQLEINGRNNLIQQKTAAAMLAQQMQFMFPGTPLQPVPTFPVGPTIGTNTAISFAPYLTPVTPGVGLVPTEILPTPPVIVPGSPPVSVPGSTATQKLLRTDKLEVCREFQRGNCARGETDCRFAHPADSTMIDTNDNTVTVCMDYIKGRCMREKCKYFHPPAHLQAKIKAAQHQANQAAVAAQAAAAAATVMAFPPGVLHPLPKRQALEKSNGASAVFNPSVLHYQQALANAQLQQHAAFIPTDNPEVISRNGTECQEASLRMAKHGYCTYYPVSSSLELPQTAC
- the MBNL2 gene encoding muscleblind-like protein 2 isoform X3, whose product is MALNVAPVRDTKWLTLEVCRQFQRGTCSRSDEECKFAHPPKSCQVENGRVIACFDSLKGRCTRENCKYLHPPTHLKTQLEINGRNNLIQQKTAAAMLAQQMQFMFPGTPLQPVPTFPVGPTIGTNTAISFAPYLTPVTPGVGLVPTEILPTPPVIVPGSPPVSVPGSTATQKLLRTDKLEVCREFQRGNCARGETDCRFAHPADSTMIDTNDNTVTVCMDYIKGRCMREKCKYFHPPAHLQAKIKAAQHQANQAAVAAQAAAAAATVMTQSTAKAMKRPLEATVDLAFPPGVLHPLPKRQALEKSNGASAVFNPSVLHYQQALANAQLQQHAAFIPTDNPEVISRNGTECQEASLRMAKHGYCTYYPVSSSLELPQTAC